The following are encoded together in the Bacteroidales bacterium genome:
- a CDS encoding HAD hydrolase-like protein, with translation MTQQTALVFDLDGTLVETNDTIVVGDSVWDLLAARRARTLGVGLLSGGYGQEELERAGAYRVYEDPAELLRHLDELGVRSA, from the coding sequence ATGACTCAACAAACGGCTTTGGTTTTCGATCTGGACGGTACACTGGTAGAAACAAACGATACCATTGTGGTGGGTGATAGTGTCTGGGATTTGCTGGCAGCCCGGCGAGCCCGTACCCTGGGTGTCGGACTGTTATCAGGCGGCTATGGACAGGAAGAACTGGAAAGGGCTGGGGCATATAGAGTATATGAAGATCCCGCAGAACTGCTCAGGCACCTTGACGAACTGGGTGTGCGTTCTGCTTAA
- a CDS encoding C-terminal binding protein, which translates to MPQKIAILDTGYESYDYEKKLFKEAGYDLEIFTGERHDRAGKIALAKDAVGLLVRWTKINDDFLQATPKLKAIVRYGVGYDNIDLDAATRYGVKVANVRGYANHSVSDHALALIYACARGLSQGQKLVEQQFAKPPIREIIELHDKTLGIIGLGRIGGTLCQKAQPLFKKILASDPYISDERFSSLGASKTNLDDLLRDSDIISVHCNLTEETRGLIDKNKMQLMRKSAIIINTARGPVINEDDLYEALQSGKLHSVGLDVYGEEPPSSRQERLLFHPQVIATGHYAWYSTKSIVELQKRATHNLLTMLQGEIPEDCLNF; encoded by the coding sequence ATGCCCCAAAAAATTGCAATACTGGATACCGGCTATGAATCTTATGATTACGAAAAAAAGCTGTTTAAAGAAGCGGGCTATGACCTTGAAATATTCACAGGGGAACGACACGATCGTGCTGGAAAAATAGCCCTGGCAAAAGATGCAGTTGGATTGTTGGTTCGCTGGACAAAGATTAATGATGATTTTTTACAAGCTACCCCCAAATTAAAAGCCATTGTCCGTTACGGCGTAGGTTACGATAATATTGATCTTGATGCGGCAACACGATATGGGGTTAAAGTCGCCAATGTCCGGGGATATGCCAACCACTCGGTATCCGATCATGCCCTGGCCCTGATCTATGCCTGTGCACGGGGGCTGTCACAAGGACAAAAATTAGTCGAACAACAATTTGCCAAACCACCCATCAGGGAAATAATCGAACTTCATGATAAAACTTTGGGAATTATTGGGCTGGGCAGAATCGGTGGAACACTGTGTCAAAAAGCTCAACCGCTTTTTAAGAAGATATTGGCATCAGATCCTTACATCTCCGATGAACGATTCAGCTCACTGGGCGCCTCCAAAACCAACCTGGATGATCTACTCAGGGATAGTGATATAATCTCGGTCCATTGCAATTTGACGGAAGAAACACGGGGCCTTATTGATAAAAACAAAATGCAACTGATGCGCAAGAGTGCAATTATTATCAATACTGCGAGGGGTCCTGTTATCAATGAAGACGATTTGTATGAAGCCCTTCAGTCAGGTAAACTTCACAGTGTAGGGCTTGATGTATATGGTGAAGAACCTCCTTCATCCCGTCAGGAACGCTTGCTATTCCATCCACAGGTCATTGCTACCGGTCATTATGCCTGGTATTCAACAAAATCTATCGTTGAATTACAAAAACGGGCCACGCATAATCTTTTAACCATGCTACAGGGAGAAATTCCCGAAGATTGCCTGAATTTTTAA